Below is a genomic region from Candidatus Cybelea sp..
CTTCGTAGATGCCGGCCATCGTCTGCACGCAGGCGCCCGGACGGCGCGGGATGTAGCGCAGCACCTCGTAACCGGTGGCGAAATACTTTCGGGCGCGCTCGACCTGCAGCGCGATCAGCGCCGGCCAGCCGGGGTAGCTCTCGCCGTCGAGTAAGGCCGATTCGGGAATACCGAACTGCGCGAGATCCTTCTGCGGGAGATAGACGCGCTGCATGTCGACGGCATCCTCACGGACGTCGCGCAAAATGTTGGTGAGCTGCAGTGCGAGGCCGAGGTCGTCGGCCCGCTCGAGCGCGATCGGATCGGTAAAGCCGAAGATGCGCACGCACATCCGCCCAACGACCGAGGCCACGAGATTGCAGTAGTCGAGCAGCTCCTCGAACGTTTCGTAGCGCGAGCGGGTGAAATCCATCTCGACCCCGTCGACGAGCATCTGCAGCTCCGATTCGGGAATGGCGTAGCGCGCGATCGCTTCGGAGAGAACGCGCAGAATCGGGTCGTCGCCGTACTTTCCGCGG
It encodes:
- a CDS encoding squalene/phytoene synthase family protein, producing the protein MINLQRALRGKAVPTPDRLRAERFNRDMAKREAGNFYWGFISLGYHERMAIYALYNFARQVDDEADTVGLDNLPARLALHRERISLAVRGKYGDDPILRVLSEAIARYAIPESELQMLVDGVEMDFTRSRYETFEELLDYCNLVASVVGRMCVRIFGFTDPIALERADDLGLALQLTNILRDVREDAVDMQRVYLPQKDLAQFGIPESALLDGESYPGWPALIALQVERARKYFATGYEVLRYIPRRPGACVQTMAGIYEELLKKIERDPGLPLRARAALSKSEKLRVVVRSWLSSA